From a region of the Candidatus Methylomirabilis tolerans genome:
- a CDS encoding ABC transporter substrate-binding protein: MTHRAILLFWIALFVRGPADAAPLTAIDDAGRSVTIDRPPTRIMALTPGHTEILFALGAEDRIVAVDQWSDFPQAAKAKPRIAPLNPNLEQVVRFNPDLILSTRGGAEPLLPLERYGIKVMIFAPQTLDDLYRNILLIGRIVDAEVRAEGVVRTMRQRVAAVVAKVRDAPRPKLFIELDGSDPDRPFTAGPGSFIDILVQLAGGVNVAAHSRMAWPQFSLEELVKADPDLIILADPLSPTNPHAVELAARRRGWSRLRAVRLGAIAAIDLSPISRPGPRIVEGLELLAGLLHPDRFR, translated from the coding sequence ATGACGCACCGGGCGATCCTGTTGTTTTGGATCGCGCTGTTCGTGAGGGGGCCTGCCGACGCAGCCCCCCTCACGGCGATCGATGATGCGGGGCGGTCTGTGACCATAGACCGGCCGCCGACGCGGATCATGGCGCTCACGCCAGGTCATACCGAGATCCTGTTCGCCTTGGGCGCTGAGGACCGAATCGTAGCCGTCGACCAATGGAGCGACTTTCCGCAGGCGGCGAAGGCGAAACCGCGGATCGCTCCACTTAATCCCAACCTGGAGCAGGTTGTACGTTTCAATCCCGACCTGATTCTGTCGACCCGTGGGGGTGCCGAACCGCTGCTGCCCCTTGAACGATACGGGATCAAGGTCATGATCTTTGCGCCGCAGACACTCGACGACCTCTACCGAAACATCCTTCTGATCGGGCGGATCGTGGATGCTGAAGTGCGGGCCGAGGGCGTGGTCCGCACCATGCGGCAGCGTGTGGCGGCGGTGGTTGCGAAGGTGCGAGATGCCCCGAGGCCGAAACTGTTTATCGAGCTTGACGGCAGCGATCCGGACCGTCCTTTCACGGCCGGTCCCGGATCGTTTATCGATATCCTTGTGCAACTCGCCGGTGGGGTCAATGTTGCCGCGCATTCGCGAATGGCTTGGCCGCAGTTCAGCCTGGAGGAACTGGTCAAAGCCGACCCTGACCTGATCATCCTGGCCGATCCCCTCTCGCCCACGAATCCTCACGCGGTGGAACTGGCGGCCCGACGCCGCGGGTGGAGTCGCTTACGGGCGGTACGCTTGGGGGCGATCGCTGCGATCGATTTGAGCCCGATCAGCCGGCCAGGGCCAAGGATTGTCGAGGGTCTCGAGTTGTTGGCCGGACTGTTGCACCCGGACCGATTTCGATGA